The DNA sequence TACCAGAGGTCTCTTTGTCAAGCCTGTGAACGATTCCTGGCCTTTTTTCATGTCCAACACTTTTTATCTCAAGCCTTAAAAAGATTAGAGCATTGACAAGAGTGTGAGAAATATTACCTGCACCTGGATGAACCACCATTCCAGAAGGTTTATCTATTGCAATTATTGAATTGTCTTCATATATAATTTTTAATGGAATATCTTGAGGGATTAATTCATCTGTATCTTTTTCTTCATGATGTACTTGAATATATTCATTGGTTTTTACCCTGTGATCAGCTTTTCTCATAATCTGATTGCTTATTAAAACTTTTCCTTCAAGAATTAGTTGTTTTGCCTTTGATCGAGAGATTTCTGGGATTTTTTTTGAGATAAATAAATCCAATCTCATGTTCTGTTCGTTATGATTAACATTTAGCCTGTAAATTTTTTGATTCAACTTTTTATTTTTTCCTGAAGTAAAAGAAAAATAAAAGAGAGGCAATAATTCCTATGGAACTTATAAACTGCGGAATAGAAAATGAGGTGAATGCAGATGTGCCTGTAATTAAATATCCTCTGTCTGGATCTCCTCTAAAGTATTCTAATACAAATCTTGCAACAGAATAATTGATTATGTAAAAAAAGAAAACCTGACCATCATATTTTCTCTTTTTTAAAAGGAAAAATAAAAAGCCAAAGTTTAGAAAATTGAATATAGCCTCAATAAGCTGGGTTGGATACAGAGGAATTCCCAATGGAACTCCTGTATTTTGAGAGGCTAATGGATCTGAAAAAATAATCGATAAAAATAAATTACTGGGCCTTCCATAACAACAGCCTGCTGAGAGACATCCGAGTCTACCGAAGGCATGACCAAGGGCTAAGGAAGGAACGACTATATCGCCTGTTTTTAAAACCGGAAGATTATTTTTTCTGAGATGCCATACAGAAAACAGTATTCCAAAAATAAGCCCTCCATAAAAATGACCTCCAGCACGAAGAAGATTTAAAATTTCTTTTGGATTTGTTATGTAGAATTGAAATTCGCTGAGAAAAAGAAATAATTTTGCTCCAACTAAAGAAATAATAAGGACATAAAAGACAAAATCAACCATTTTTTTTGATGAAAGTCCAAATTTTTTTGCGTTATAGGAAAGAATCCATATACCTAAAAGAAATCCTATTGCAAGGAGAAATCCATAGGTATGAATTTCTAAAGAGCCTATTTTTATCAGGACAGGGTGCAATCAGTTCTCCTGGTTTTTTTTCTTTTTATATATAATATGTCCAATACAATTATGAAAGCTCCTATGGTTATAAATGTATCAGCTAAATTAAAGGTTGGCCAGTGGAATTTTTTATAATGAAGGTCAATAAAATCAATAACCCAGAGATTAAAAATTCTATTCCATAGGTTTCCAAAAGCTCCTCCCAGAATAAGAGAAAGAGCCACCTTAATTGTTTTTTGTTCAAGGGGAGTTTTTATAAAAATGTAGATTACAAATCCGATTGCAATAATGGATAAGAAAGTAATTAATCTTGTTGCTCCATGGGTTGCGTTAGAGAAAAAGCCAAAGATAGTTCCCCTGTTTAAAACATAGGTGAAATTCAAAAGTCCTTTTATGATTACCCTTGTTTCATACATTGTTAAACTATTCTGTATTAATATCTTAGTGATTTGATCTAAAAGAAAAGCAACTGAGATTATAAGAAAATATAGGGCATTCTTTTTCATGGATTTATAGTGTCTGGATAACATTTATACAACGAGGACATAAATCAGGGAAATCAGGAGATTTACCTGTATCTGATTTATAATTCCAGCATCTACTGCATTTTTTTCCTTCAGATTTTTTTACATCGATTAAGATTTCTTCAAAGTTTCCAAAATTTAGTTTCACGTTTGAAACAAGAAATATGTCAGGGAGATAATTTTTATAGTTTTCAAAAAAATTTTTATTTTTTTCTGGAGATTGTATAAAAGCATCTGCTTCTAAAGAATTTCCGATTTGTTTCAACCTTCTTAATTCTTCAATTGATTTTAAAACCCTATCTCTTAATGAAATTAGAAGTTCCCATTCCTTTTCTTCTTTATTAGAGAGCCACTCTTTTTCAAAATCTGGCATTGTATTTAAATGAACTGAGATTTCCTTGCCATTAAAATCCGGAATGAATTTCCATGCTTCTTCTGTTGTAAAAGGAAGTATTGGACTCATTATGATTAAAGTATCTTTCAATATTTCGAATATGGCAGCCTGAGCTGCTTTTCTCGTTGAAGACAAAGGATGAAAACAGTAAAGCCTATCCTTTATTACATCAAGATAAAAAGAACTGAGGTCTATTGTGAAAAGATTGTACACAGCATGAAATATTGAATGATACTGGTAATCATCGTATGATTTCAAAATTTTCTTCGCTATTGTATTTTTTCTTTGAAGAATGTATCTATCTAAGGGCTCATAACTTTTTTCATCTGTATCTTTTTCTACATTAAAATCATAAAGATTTCCTATCATAAACCTCCAAGTATTTCTTATTTTTCTGTATGCCTCTATGAGTCTTTCCAAAATTTCATCTCCGAGCCTTATATCTTCTTTGAAATCAACCATAGCCACCCATAATCTGAGAATCTCTGCGCCCTTTTTTTCAATTATATCCTGAGGAGAGATGACATTTCCCAGAGATTTTGACATAGCTCTTCCCTGTTCATCGAGAACCCATCCATGAGTTATGACATTCTTGAAAGGAGATGCACCTTTAACTCCCAATGCTACAAGAAGAGATTTATTAAACCATCCTCGATACTGGTCATTTCCTTCGATGTAAATATCAGCTGGCCATCTCTGATTTTCATCCTCTTCGAGAACAGAATGGGATGAGCCAGACTCAAACCACACATCTAAAATGTCAGTTTCTTTTCTGAAACTGGAGGAATTGCAATTTTCACATCTGAAATTCTGAGGAAGAAAGTACTCTGGGTCTTTTTCAAACCAGGAATTTGATCCCTCTTTTCCAAAAATTTCTGCCACTCTTTTTATAGTCTCTTTGTTTGCAGCTATATTTCCACATTCAGTGCAGTAAAAAGCAGGGATTGGCACTCCCCATATTCTCTGTCTGGAAATACACCAGTCGGGGCTGAATGAGAGCATGTTAATCATTCTTTCTTCTCCCCATTCAGGAATCCATTTTACCTTTTTTACTGCTTCCTGAGCTCTTTTTCTGAAGTCGTTGTGATCCATCGAGATAAACCATTGCTCTGTTGCTCTAAAAATCAAAGGATTTTTACATCTCCAGCAGTGAGGATATGAATGTTCTATTTTTTCCTCGTAAAAGAGATAATTTCTTTTTTTTAGCTCTTCAACTATTAACTGATTCGCTTCAAACACATTTTTACCACCAACAAGAGGAACATCTTTTTTGAATTTACCTTTTTCATCAACGGGATTATAAATTTCAAGATTGTATTCAAGGCCTGTAAGAAAATCTTCTTCTCCATGCCCCGGAGCTGTATGAACACAACCAGTACCTTGGTCAAGAGTGACATATGAAGCAAGTACAAATATAGATTCTCTTTCATAGAATGGATGATGGGCTTTAAATCCTTCTATTTCTTTTCCTTTAAAATTGAGGATTTCTTTATAAGGTTTCTCCTCAGCTTTTTTTGTGATTTCAGGTATTAGTCTATTAGCTGCGATAAAAGTCTCTCCTCCGAGTTCAAATATTGAATAATCGAATTCAGGATGGAAAGCAATCGCAAGGTTTGCAGGAAGAGTCCACGGAGTTGTTGTCCAGATAAGAACATATATTTTTTTGTTTTTAATAGTCGGAAATTTTTCAGATAGATCCGAGGAAAGAGGAAATTTAACCCATATCGAAGGAGATGCATGTTCATGGTATTCAATCTCTGCTTCAGCAAGGGCGGTTATGCAATTGAAACACCAGAGAACAGGTTTTTTCCCCCTGTAGATATATCCTTTATCAAAAAATTCTCCCAAATAATTTATGATTGAAGCCTCATAAGATGGATTCATCGTAAGGTATGGATTATCCCATTCTCCAAAAACACCCAGT is a window from the Acidobacteriota bacterium genome containing:
- the lgt gene encoding prolipoprotein diacylglyceryl transferase, whose protein sequence is MHPVLIKIGSLEIHTYGFLLAIGFLLGIWILSYNAKKFGLSSKKMVDFVFYVLIISLVGAKLFLFLSEFQFYITNPKEILNLLRAGGHFYGGLIFGILFSVWHLRKNNLPVLKTGDIVVPSLALGHAFGRLGCLSAGCCYGRPSNLFLSIIFSDPLASQNTGVPLGIPLYPTQLIEAIFNFLNFGFLFFLLKKRKYDGQVFFFYIINYSVARFVLEYFRGDPDRGYLITGTSAFTSFSIPQFISSIGIIASLLFFFYFRKK
- the lspA gene encoding signal peptidase II: MLSRHYKSMKKNALYFLIISVAFLLDQITKILIQNSLTMYETRVIIKGLLNFTYVLNRGTIFGFFSNATHGATRLITFLSIIAIGFVIYIFIKTPLEQKTIKVALSLILGGAFGNLWNRIFNLWVIDFIDLHYKKFHWPTFNLADTFITIGAFIIVLDILYIKRKKTRRTDCTLS
- the ileS gene encoding isoleucine--tRNA ligase yields the protein MSEKKDYKETLNLPRTDFPMKADLPKKEPEILKFWDEISVYKKIIEIRKKSPLFILHDGPPYANGHIHLGTALNKILKDFIIKSKTISGFKSPYLPGWDCHGLPIEHKVDQILGEKKKKMKIPEIRKECELYAKKFIDIQREEFKRLGVFGEWDNPYLTMNPSYEASIINYLGEFFDKGYIYRGKKPVLWCFNCITALAEAEIEYHEHASPSIWVKFPLSSDLSEKFPTIKNKKIYVLIWTTTPWTLPANLAIAFHPEFDYSIFELGGETFIAANRLIPEITKKAEEKPYKEILNFKGKEIEGFKAHHPFYERESIFVLASYVTLDQGTGCVHTAPGHGEEDFLTGLEYNLEIYNPVDEKGKFKKDVPLVGGKNVFEANQLIVEELKKRNYLFYEEKIEHSYPHCWRCKNPLIFRATEQWFISMDHNDFRKRAQEAVKKVKWIPEWGEERMINMLSFSPDWCISRQRIWGVPIPAFYCTECGNIAANKETIKRVAEIFGKEGSNSWFEKDPEYFLPQNFRCENCNSSSFRKETDILDVWFESGSSHSVLEEDENQRWPADIYIEGNDQYRGWFNKSLLVALGVKGASPFKNVITHGWVLDEQGRAMSKSLGNVISPQDIIEKKGAEILRLWVAMVDFKEDIRLGDEILERLIEAYRKIRNTWRFMIGNLYDFNVEKDTDEKSYEPLDRYILQRKNTIAKKILKSYDDYQYHSIFHAVYNLFTIDLSSFYLDVIKDRLYCFHPLSSTRKAAQAAIFEILKDTLIIMSPILPFTTEEAWKFIPDFNGKEISVHLNTMPDFEKEWLSNKEEKEWELLISLRDRVLKSIEELRRLKQIGNSLEADAFIQSPEKNKNFFENYKNYLPDIFLVSNVKLNFGNFEEILIDVKKSEGKKCSRCWNYKSDTGKSPDFPDLCPRCINVIQTL